The Drosophila sechellia strain sech25 chromosome 2R, ASM438219v1, whole genome shotgun sequence nucleotide sequence CGTAAAAGAAAAGCCAACGTCAAAATGCAGCTCGAAAACTGGTTGCTCCACCGATTTTCGCACACACCAAGAGATACTTATTGCGCATTGCAACAAAAAGCGGGTAAAAGCGAAAATACCTAATCGAGGAAATACAGCGCTGGGATGCATCAATTGTGTCATGGAGTTAGTCGGGTGCATTGCTCGATTTATCTGCGAAAGTGGGCATATATGTAGACATGGTAGCTTCATTCGAGCGCATCAAGTTCAAGAGAAATAGGAAGtggcttttcttttcgctACTTCGGTTTGCCATTATCGCATGGGCAATACGGCCTATAACTATTTGATTGATAGATAGTGATGTGAAAGGTACTTTGGTTGGTAGTTACATGGTATAGATCATTAGTAACAGTATTACTTggcaattatttaataatattgtattttaaGACGAAATGGTAACTTGATACAAATGATTAAGTATATTTTAGATTCTAGACTTTGAAAGAAGTGTTTCCTTTTGTCTAATTGAATTAGTGTTATaggtaaatagtaaataattatatgaaatttacaatgcattaaaaaatttaatttgcaagaAAGACTGAATTCGTGTACCTAGACTAAATCGCAGTACCTAGACTGAATTGTTGTACCTAGACTACCTGCCAAAATATACACTTCCCATCACTGCCAATAGAAAAAAGTGTTAATTTCACAGAAAACGACAGCCGCAAGTGGCTGAAAATAAACCAAGGCAATTGCAAAATACTCTTGTTGTCCAACTGATTTCACTTTGTGCACATACAAGTATCCGTTTCAATACGCGTGTCAGTTGATAAAGTTGTCTTGCAAAGTGCAGAACTATCAGCCATATCTCTTTGTTTACATCGGCTTTTGCGGTGTTCTTTGCCTTCTCGCGGTTTTTATCTCGCGAACTCGAATTTCATATGGCGCCAGTAACGCGGATCGTTCACATCGATCGCCCGATCGCAGCAACAGTTCAATTGAAACTGAACGGATCGGCGGTTtgaattgaattcaatttcgTTATTTAACACCGCACGGTCACACTGGGATCGCTCCTCTGCCTATCGATATAAAATAGTAATCGATCATATATTTGAAATGATTACTAGAAAAGAACCGTTACGTAGCAAGTTTATTTCAGTTCAGTATATCATACAAATATTGATAAACTTTAGGTcatttttgataaaaatttaaaatctcTTGCAATTTGTTGTATCTTGTTGTTAGGGGACAGCTCGGCGGGACACAGCGAAATAGGTCGGTGGGACTGGTCGGTTGGACAGGCCGGCGGGACACAGGCTGTATATTTTGAATCCCTAGTTCCATATTCCACTGTACCTCTATCGCCGCCAATTTGTCGCACATCTTAGAGATATCCGCGTATTGGTATTTTTTAGTACATTCTTTCATCCAGCTGTTTCGGCAGATATTTCACGCATTTTGCTATAGTTAATCAAGTTTTGTGGTGAGTGCTCaatttaaatggaaattaCATGTAAAAAAATGTCGGAGAAGGGCGTGATTACACATATTTCGCCCACTGGCAATTAGCCTATGTCAGCATACACGCCCAAATCAAAAGATTTCCGTACCGTATGGTCGTATGCTACAATTCTACATATGTATGGGACATACCTGCGATAAGAAAGCGTCGTCTAGATGACACATAACTTCAGGGAATTAAGGCGgtttcaattgatttttcaCAGGAAGAGCACGGAACCAAACTGTCAAAATGGTGGCCATCCAATTGTTCAACGAAATCGGCAGTATTTTCCGAAACGTGAGTTTACATTGGACTTATTCACCACACTTAGCTTACTCCAGTTTCTACTCTTTCCACAGACCCCCACGTTTGCTCTCGTCTTGGAGACCCTACTGGTCATAACCGTGATTTGGCTGTTGCTCCACAGGCGAGGGGGTGGTCGTCGCCGCCAGCTGACCAAGGAGGAGGAAGACCGAATAATCGCGGACTATGAACCAGAGCCCTTGGTGGCCGACACCGATCCCAATCATCCCCTGCTGCACACCCGCGTTGTGCAGTCCAAGGTGGGCAAGCGCATCAAGGTCGATGGACACGACTGCCTAAATCTGGGCTCACACAACTACCTTGGCTTCCTCGAGGACCAGGAGATACTGGAGAAGGCCTGCAAGTCGCTGCGCAAGTACGGAGTTGGATCTTGCGGACCTCGGGGCTTTTACGGCACTATGGACGTGCATCTGGACCTGGAGGATCGTATTGCCAAGTTCATGGGCCTGGAGGAGGCCATTGTCTATTCCTACGGTTTCTCGACCGTGGCCAGTGCCATTCCGGCATATGCCAAGCGTGGCGACCTTATCTTTGTGTGGGATTGCCTACTTTACCTGATCAGTTTGGCCACTAATGACTTTTAATTTGTAGGGATGAGGCTGTCAACTTTGCCATTCAGAAGGGTCTGGATGCTTCACGCAGCTCAATCGTTTTCTTCAAGCACAACGACGTTGAGGATCTAGAACGTCTGTTGATTGAGCAAGAAAAACGAGACCAGAAAAATCCGAAAAAGGCGGCTAAGACACGTCGTTTCCTCGTCGCCGAGGGTATCTATATGAATACGGGCGAGATTTGTCCGCTTCCCGAGCTGTTGGCCTTGCGTCAGAAGTACAAGTTGCGTTTGTTCATCGACGAAAGTATCTCCTTTGGCACATTGGGCCAGGGTGGTCACGGAGTTACAGAGCACTTTAATGTCGATGTAGGTGGTAAACCGGAAAGGAATCCTAAAATTATATCTGCTGGTTTTCTTTTAGCGTGATGAAGTCGATCTGATATCGGCCGGCATGGAGGGATCGATGGCAACAGTCGGAGGCTTCTGCGTTGGCTCGCACTTCATAGCCGAGCACCAGCGCCTCTCTGGCTTGGGCTACATCTTCTCGGCCTCCCTGCCGCCCATGCTCACCCAGGCGGCTATTTCGGCGTTGGATCGTTTCGAGCGAGAACCACAAATCTTCGAGCAGCTGCAGGCAAAGTCTAAGACGTTGCATCAGAAGTTTTTGCGATTCAGCAAGCTGACCCTGCGCGGCGATGAGCTGTCGCCAGTGAAGCACTTGTATCTGGCCCAGCCCGCCGAGAACTTTGACAAGGAACTGAAACTTCTAACAGAGCTGGCTGATAAGGTAGGCTTTTCATTCCCCCATGCAATTATGAAAACTATACATTTCTACTCACTTTACCCAGTGCATTGCCCGAGGAGTGGCTGTGGTACAGGCTGCCTACCTGCAGAACAGGGAACGCCAACCAGTCCGTCCCAGCATTCGCATTGCCGTCAACCGTTTGCTGGAGAGTGCGGATATAGACAATGCGTTTGAGGTCATCGAGAGTGTTTCCAGCTCCGTCCTATAAGCCTAGTTCTTGAAAAGGAATGATGTTCTTTCGACAATGGCCTTACTGTTAAGTTTTATGGCCTGCTGGCCCATCATTTTTCCATCACTTCTTTAAGACCAGTCCAGTATGAATTGTTTAAGTTAATAGCTAGCGTTGCACTTGCTCTTTGCCCTTTGTTGGATTGCATTTTAACGAAAACTTTATGTCTAGGAAAATTTTCAAAGATTATACGTTATAGATAACAGAGCTggttaaataaaactattaagtttatttggtAGTTACCCGCCCTTTTATTGTTGATTCTTATCGCTTGCGAAATCGCGAACGTTTTTGAATATGATAAAGAATATGATATTGTGTGATAACATTTTTGATAACACTTACAGGAACAACTTAAACATAGAAACATTCTGTGTAACCTagattatttatatttttcttgcATGACAATTTAGATACACATCACACGCTTAATAATAACTAAAAGTTGGAGTAATCGAGCTGGAATGAAACTGTTTTGAAACGATTTGATTGCCAGTGGAGCAGAGCTGTTTCCGAGGGACGACCTAATCTGTGTTCATAATAATCATAACCCTTCGACTTTCAAACCCATGTTTGTGCATTCGATTCACTGATGAACTTGACAACGACGACCCCAAATCATGATGTTGTGCACATAGCGCTCTGATTTCGATGCCGATATGCCAGCCGGCAATCAGCGCCAATTGGTCGTATACGTACTATGAACTTGGGTGCGGTGCTATCAGTGCGAATACGCAACATTTGGCGACAAAAACATGCAATTACAGCAATTTTCGCTTTGTTGTTTACATACGCGAATGGCGGGCGCAAAAGGCAAAGCTACAAAAACAGCTGATCGCCAGCGAAAGCTTTCCGTGCGCAGCGGAGCTTTTGAGTTGGCCGGCAGCTGATAAATGAGCACAGTTGTCGCTCGTCGGTCAACAGGCAAATCAGCAGCGTCTTCGCCACCGCCGCCTTCTTCAGTTCCCCCCGTTCAACCGAGACACCTCTCGGGGATTCATTCTCCTCCGCCATGGCCGAGGCTAAGGACATCGAGAAGCTGTTCGAGACGGACGGCTACTTGCGGCCGTTTGAGCACGAGATTCGTCGTCGGTGAGTTAAGATCCCCCGCCCTCCACCGATGTACAATACATACATCAATACATAGATGTGTGCATAGTTAGATGTACATCGGGTAACCCAAGGTTAGCGCCGGCTTTATGCGCTCCATGCTGATAAGCGAGTGCGGCGTAACCATAGAGGGCAATCGATGGCCGGAGCGGGTAGCCCGGACTCCGTAATCCATGCTGCAGCCGTATCATGCAGTTGAAAAAACTGCGTTCGCAATGTCGAATGAAGGTCGCCGGTGTTTGCCGCCCCGCCCtctgcgtgagtgtgtgtgttggttgGTCAGTGCGGTGCcgtgtgtgtttgtcaaaacgaaattttaaataatatgttTGCTGCGTGCTGCCGGCGTGTTTGGAGCATGGATCTTCTTGGCCTTGGTGGCATTTTCCGGATTTCCCAAGTTGTGCCGGCGACATTTCTATTTTTGCATCACTGCAAATCGAAACATTTCGGCTGCTCTTCCGCTTTTGCGTCTTTTGTTTTGGTCTCTTTTATCGGGCCATTGTGTTTATAAGATGTTTGCCTTTTAgaatttctttttgtttacttcTTTAGCCGATTATTTTAGAAATCAAACCACTAAAATAAATTCTTATTGCAgtgaaaaattttttttatatttgtaatAGAATTTTACAGgttcgaaaatatttaaattctatttaattatttaaaataaaatcagaaaACATACTTTGACAATGACACGATTTGACCCACGATTTTCGTTATCGGATTTATAAACCTAATGAGCATAAATGTGAAATTTACtgaacaaaaattttaaaatccaaTAATAAACCATAATAATCCATTAATAATTAAAGGAGTCTATTTCAGAGAGTGTTTTACATCAGTTTATCAGCTAGCAaagttattattttatatctaAAAACTGCTCTTAATTAGAATTCACTATTAGAGGTCGGGTCGACTCCATCCTGTTGATccttaaaataattattaaaatttttttcttcGCAGTCATGGCGTGCTCGAGGATTGGCTTAATAAGATAAACCAAAGCGAAGGCGGACTGGATGGCTTTTCGACGGCTTACAAGCACTACGGACTTCACTTCCAGCCGGACAATTCGGTAGTTGCCCGCGAGTGGGCACCTGGAGCGAGAGATGTCTATCTCACGGGTGACTTCAGTAAGTAGTCCACCATGCAATACCAGTTGATCTAGTCTAACCGATTGCTACAAACCCACAGACAACTGGCACTGGGAATCGCATCCGTTTAAAAAGCTCGACTTTGGCAAGTGGGAGCTTCACCTGCCACCCAACGAGGACGGCAGTCCGGCCATCAAGC carries:
- the LOC6608947 gene encoding serine palmitoyltransferase 1 — protein: MVAIQLFNEIGSIFRNTPTFALVLETLLVITVIWLLLHRRGGGRRRQLTKEEEDRIIADYEPEPLVADTDPNHPLLHTRVVQSKVGKRIKVDGHDCLNLGSHNYLGFLEDQEILEKACKSLRKYGVGSCGPRGFYGTMDVHLDLEDRIAKFMGLEEAIVYSYGFSTVASAIPAYAKRGDLIFVDEAVNFAIQKGLDASRSSIVFFKHNDVEDLERLLIEQEKRDQKNPKKAAKTRRFLVAEGIYMNTGEICPLPELLALRQKYKLRLFIDESISFGTLGQGGHGVTEHFNVDRDEVDLISAGMEGSMATVGGFCVGSHFIAEHQRLSGLGYIFSASLPPMLTQAAISALDRFEREPQIFEQLQAKSKTLHQKFLRFSKLTLRGDELSPVKHLYLAQPAENFDKELKLLTELADKCIARGVAVVQAAYLQNRERQPVRPSIRIAVNRLLESADIDNAFEVIESVSSSVL